A genomic stretch from uncultured Pseudodesulfovibrio sp. includes:
- the hydG gene encoding [FeFe] hydrogenase H-cluster radical SAM maturase HydG — protein MKLDSTLGSGLENFIDDTVIRSEMDKAENPDPGLVRDILAKGLERKGLTPFEAAVLLKNTDKQLDEEIFQTAMTIKKGIYGNRLVLFAPLYISNECVNQCAYCGFKATNNDLERRTLTTEGIQQEVTVLEDQGHKRLLLVYGEHPKYDAEWIAQTVRDVYAVTSAKSGEIRRVNINCAPLDVDGFRKLHEVGIGTYQCFQETYHVPTYEKVHMSGRKTDFLWRLHAMHRAQEAGIDDVGMGALFGLYDTTYEVLGLLHHARQLERDWGVGPHTISFPRLEPALGSDMSYNPPYPTSDHEFKKIVAVLRIAVPYTGLILTTRENADFRAELLQMGVSQISAGSRTYPGAYSDPEYDRPGVQQFCVGDSRSLDEIIRSISGEHDYVPSWCTACYRLGRTGEHFMELAKTGFIQNFCLPNGLLTFKEYLEDYASEETKKVGEALISREIEGYADLKQKKLLTERLTRIEAGERDLYL, from the coding sequence ATGAAACTGGATAGCACTTTGGGTAGCGGTCTGGAAAATTTCATTGACGACACCGTTATCCGTTCCGAAATGGATAAAGCGGAAAACCCCGATCCTGGACTTGTCCGGGACATTCTCGCCAAGGGATTGGAACGCAAGGGACTTACACCGTTTGAGGCAGCTGTACTGTTGAAAAACACAGACAAGCAACTGGACGAAGAGATCTTCCAAACCGCCATGACGATCAAGAAGGGAATTTACGGCAACCGGCTGGTACTCTTCGCCCCCCTCTACATCTCGAACGAATGCGTCAACCAGTGCGCTTATTGTGGCTTCAAAGCCACCAACAACGATCTGGAACGCAGAACGCTCACAACGGAAGGCATCCAGCAGGAAGTAACCGTCCTTGAAGACCAGGGGCACAAACGCCTGCTGCTCGTCTACGGTGAACACCCCAAATATGACGCCGAATGGATTGCCCAGACTGTTCGCGACGTATACGCAGTCACTTCGGCAAAAAGCGGTGAAATCCGCCGCGTCAATATCAACTGTGCACCTCTGGACGTCGATGGTTTCAGAAAGCTGCATGAAGTCGGCATCGGTACCTATCAATGTTTCCAGGAAACATATCATGTCCCGACGTATGAAAAAGTCCACATGTCCGGCCGAAAAACCGATTTCCTGTGGAGACTGCACGCCATGCACCGTGCTCAGGAAGCCGGTATTGACGATGTCGGTATGGGAGCGCTTTTCGGTCTGTATGACACCACATACGAAGTTTTGGGGCTCCTCCATCACGCACGCCAGCTCGAACGGGACTGGGGTGTCGGCCCGCACACCATTTCCTTCCCGAGACTGGAACCGGCCCTTGGCTCGGACATGTCGTACAACCCGCCCTACCCAACCTCCGACCACGAATTCAAAAAGATTGTGGCCGTCCTGCGCATAGCGGTCCCGTACACAGGGCTGATATTGACCACCCGAGAAAATGCAGACTTCCGCGCAGAGCTTTTGCAGATGGGAGTCTCTCAGATCTCGGCAGGATCACGCACCTACCCTGGCGCATACAGCGACCCGGAATACGACAGGCCAGGTGTACAGCAGTTCTGTGTTGGCGACAGCCGCAGTCTGGACGAAATCATTCGTTCAATCTCCGGCGAACACGACTACGTCCCCTCCTGGTGTACGGCCTGCTATAGGCTGGGTCGCACAGGCGAGCACTTCATGGAGTTGGCAAAAACAGGGTTCATCCAGAACTTCTGCCTGCCCAACGGATTGCTCACCTTCAAGGAATATCTTGAGGATTACGCCTCCGAAGAGACCAAGAAAGTAGGAGAGGCACTCATCTCCCGAGAAATCGAAGGATATGCAGATCTCAAACAGAAAAAGTTACTTACAGAACGACTGACCCGAATCGAAGCTGGCGAACGAGACCTGTATCTGTAA
- a CDS encoding lyase family protein → MKTPNSSSMRCERDIISELNVPANAYYGIHTLRAAQNFPFSGQRLHPAFIRAYAHPKRACALTNADLGFLSEKRGDAIATACMEVESGKLHDHIIVDPFHGSANTWTNMNFNEVIANRANEIMGENHDKDAMMHPIHHVTMHHSTNDTCPTALKKAVLNFLVELEDDVSKSQNLLQRKKIEFREVKST, encoded by the coding sequence ATGAAGACCCCGAACTCTTCCTCCATGCGATGCGAACGCGATATCATCAGCGAGTTGAATGTGCCTGCCAATGCCTATTATGGCATTCACACCTTGCGGGCTGCACAGAACTTCCCCTTCTCGGGGCAGCGACTTCACCCCGCATTCATCAGGGCATATGCGCACCCCAAACGCGCATGTGCACTGACCAACGCGGACCTCGGATTTCTATCCGAAAAACGTGGTGATGCCATCGCAACAGCATGCATGGAGGTTGAGTCCGGAAAACTGCATGACCACATCATCGTCGATCCGTTTCACGGTAGCGCCAATACTTGGACAAACATGAACTTCAATGAGGTCATCGCCAATCGGGCGAATGAGATCATGGGAGAAAACCATGACAAAGACGCCATGATGCACCCTATACATCATGTCACCATGCACCATTCCACCAACGACACGTGTCCAACAGCCCTCAAAAAAGCTGTCCTGAATTTTCTTGTGGAGCTTGAAGACGATGTTTCAAAATCTCAAAACCTCCTTCAGCGCAAGAAAATCGAATTCCGTGAGGTGAAAAGCACATGA
- the hydE gene encoding [FeFe] hydrogenase H-cluster radical SAM maturase HydE, with protein MHTLKEHDILTYLTGANENELFERANTTKVHTFGNEVYLRAIIEFSNVCNKKCHYCGLRAPNGEIARYRMQDTDILNAASMAVSEGAGTIVLQSGDDFSYSTQTIGTIISEIKTRHDVAVTLSLGDRGIDEYAFWRDCGADRCLVKLETTNPRLYKRLRDGEEFSSRLHRVESLRALGYEIGSGVIVDLPDSNLISALQDILFLTDLDLDMIAVGPFIPHPQTPLAHAEHGSIELSHRMTAILRILNPHANIPATSALSALEPESQELALTRGCNVIMPSMTPNTHRADYNIYPGKNESDIDITDSLALAKDMIRSLGFVPSSSKGFSPRRNNVLESTPRSAAGHNTRRTAECRQVVTD; from the coding sequence ATGCATACCTTAAAAGAACACGACATTCTCACATACCTGACAGGTGCGAACGAAAATGAACTCTTCGAGCGCGCCAACACAACCAAAGTTCATACGTTCGGCAATGAAGTATACCTTCGCGCGATCATTGAATTCTCCAACGTCTGCAACAAGAAATGCCACTATTGCGGGCTTCGGGCTCCCAATGGAGAAATAGCCCGCTACCGCATGCAGGATACGGATATACTGAACGCCGCTTCGATGGCCGTGTCAGAAGGAGCGGGAACCATCGTACTCCAATCCGGCGATGATTTCAGTTATTCCACACAGACCATCGGCACCATTATCAGCGAGATCAAAACACGACACGATGTGGCTGTAACCCTTTCTCTGGGCGACCGGGGCATAGATGAATACGCCTTTTGGCGCGACTGTGGCGCAGACCGTTGCCTGGTAAAACTGGAGACCACCAACCCCAGGCTCTACAAGCGTCTCAGAGACGGCGAAGAGTTTTCTTCACGGCTGCACAGGGTCGAATCCCTGCGGGCTCTCGGCTATGAGATAGGCTCTGGCGTTATCGTCGATCTCCCCGATTCGAACCTCATTTCCGCTCTTCAGGACATCCTGTTCCTCACTGATTTGGACCTGGACATGATTGCCGTCGGACCGTTCATTCCCCATCCCCAAACACCGTTGGCTCATGCCGAGCACGGCAGCATCGAGCTGTCACACAGAATGACGGCCATATTACGAATTCTCAACCCGCATGCCAACATCCCGGCAACGTCCGCATTAAGTGCTCTGGAGCCGGAATCTCAGGAACTTGCCCTGACTCGGGGATGTAACGTGATCATGCCCTCCATGACACCGAACACCCACCGCGCGGACTACAATATTTATCCAGGAAAGAACGAATCAGACATTGACATCACAGATTCACTGGCGCTGGCCAAAGACATGATCCGTTCCCTCGGATTTGTACCGTCATCATCCAAAGGATTCTCACCAAGGAGAAACAATGTCCTCGAAAGCACCCCGCGGAGTGCGGCTGGTCATAACACTCGCCGGACGGCGGAATGCAGGCAAGTCGTCACTGATTAA